The sequence TAACATCAATGTCTCATTTGGGAAATGCGGTGTAGCAATGATGGCTTCCTACCCGACCAAATCATCATTCCCGTCGTCATTTGATTTGTTGTCTGAGATTTAATTTGATCTTCCGGTAAATGATTAAGAACTAATTTTGAATACTAAATAATCCAATGGGGTCAAGTCAACATGTTAACGTTAATGAAGATTCCAATCGTATCTTGTATTTGAAGAACCTGCTTGGCAGCACAGTCTAAGTACAGAAAGAGTTGTGATGCTGATGGTTTtggttgttgacttgttgtcacatgctctgtttttgtcttctctcttttttaaaagaaacgATTTAGACGAATTATTATGTATTTGGAGGCAAATTAGAGaatagaaagcaaataaaaaatggaaaaaaaaaactaaaaatacaaattaaagaggaaaaagaaaatagtcaTAATTGATGGGTGCGGGCGGAATATACATATGGCGACAAAGATGAGaagcaaaaaccctaattagataaagaagattcagaagcaCGTTTTCTTCAGACATCATTCATCAATGACTAAACCTGAGCTTCCAGAGGATCTGGTAGAGGAAATATTCTGTCGCGTTCCGGCCACTTCCTTGAAACGATTAAGATCAACTTGCAAACGATGGAACCGTTTATTCAACGACGATTGGAGATTCGCAAGAAAGCACTTGGATAAAGCCACAAAGCAGTTTATGGTTCTCATGTTGACAAAGAAGCACAATATTGCTCTGGTGAGCATCGAACTCAATTGAACCATTCCATCTGTAGAGGTCAAAGATGAATATAGCCTAATCGATCCTCAGCCTGGTGAGTATTCAGCTAAACTCGATATAGACCGAGTCATTCACTGTGACGGAGTGTTGTTATGCACCTCCTCCGCTGACAACTCTAGAAtcgtggtttggaacccgttAACTGGTGAACAAAGGTGGATTAGAAGCGGCGATCGTAGGCGAGGTGTCCGCGACTTTGATATCGGACACTGCCAAGGAGACAACAAATCCTGCAACAAGAGCTACAGAGTCTTGAAGTATTATTATGCCTCTTATGCTATCAAT comes from Camelina sativa cultivar DH55 chromosome 19, Cs, whole genome shotgun sequence and encodes:
- the LOC104767640 gene encoding F-box/kelch-repeat protein At3g44120-like codes for the protein MTKPELPEDLVEEIFCRVPATSLKRLRSTCKRWNRLFNDDWRFARKHLDKATKQFMVLMLTKKHNIALPGEYSAKLDIDRVIHCDGVLLCTSSADNSRIVVWNPLTGEQRWIRSGDRRRGVRDFDIGHCQGDNKSCNKSYRVLKYYYASYAINSFEIYEFNSDTWRSLGDICPGCKYLCLDLSVSLKCIVTHWLTMMTITDT